The Caloranaerobacter sp. TR13 sequence AACAATACCCGAAGCAGATTGATAAGCAGTTATTACTATATGTCTTGCAACTCCTGCAAAATCTCCTAACGGCGCCATAATAGGCATTGATAAAGTTGCTAATCCAGATGTAGAAGGAATTAAGAATGATAATGGTATATAGAATAAATATGTTAATATAGCAAACGGCACAGAACCCGTTTGTGATAAAGTTTTTTCTCCTAAATTAAGTACAGTATCTGTAATATTACCTGCATTCATTACGACAGTAATACCACGAGATACCCCAATTATTAATGCAACACCTAACAAATCACGTGCTCCTTCTACAAACGCAGATACAAGCTCCTTTTCACTCATACCAGCAGCCAAACCAATAACAATTGCTGAAACTAAAAATAGTGCAGTTAATTCACCAAACCACCACCATAAAGTCGGAATAGCTGTAATACCTATATCTTCAAAAGGAATAACTCCAAATACCATAATTATAAAAGTTAGAGCAAATAAAAATAATATAAACTTTCTCTTACCAGTTAATTCTGGGAATTCATTTTCAGGCTTCTTTGATAAGAAATGCTTCTTATTATCCTCCCACATATCGTATACAATGGATTTTGTCGGGTCTTTTTTCACTTTTTCTGCATATCTCATAACAAACAAAATAGCCGCTAACTCACTTGCTATTAATATTAATAATCTTAATCCAATACCCTCACCTAACGAAATTCCTGCAAATCCTGATGCTATTCCTGTTGCAAATGGATTCACAGTAGAGCCAAGTACTCCTACACCTGCTCCTAACATTATAACTGATATAGCTGTTACAGAATCATACCCTGCTGCTATAAATACAGGTAACAACAATGGATAGAATGCTATAGTTTCCTCTGCCATACCAAAACTTGTTCCACCTAATCCGAAAAGTATCATTAGAATTGGAATCATCCATTTTTCCTTACCTTTTAAATCTCTTGTTATTTTAGCTATTCCTGCATCTATAGCACCTGTTTTCATAACAACTCCCAAGAAACCACCTATTACTATAACAAATAAAGCTACATCAACTGCATCGTAAAATCCTTCAATAGGAGCCATTACTACCTCTTTAAATCCCTGTGGATTTCTATCAACAAGATGATAAGTACCAGGAATCGGCTCTTTCTTTGCGGCATTAGGATCAACATAATCATACTGACCTGCTGGTACAACCCATGTTAATATTGCTACAGCTATTATAATTGCAAATAAAATAGTATATGCTGTTGGCATTTTAAGTTTTTTCATTTGTACCCCTCCTTGTTTTCAAGTTTTTCTTATGTGTATTTAGCATAT is a genomic window containing:
- a CDS encoding YfcC family protein; the protein is MKKLKMPTAYTILFAIIIAVAILTWVVPAGQYDYVDPNAAKKEPIPGTYHLVDRNPQGFKEVVMAPIEGFYDAVDVALFVIVIGGFLGVVMKTGAIDAGIAKITRDLKGKEKWMIPILMILFGLGGTSFGMAEETIAFYPLLLPVFIAAGYDSVTAISVIMLGAGVGVLGSTVNPFATGIASGFAGISLGEGIGLRLLILIASELAAILFVMRYAEKVKKDPTKSIVYDMWEDNKKHFLSKKPENEFPELTGKRKFILFLFALTFIIMVFGVIPFEDIGITAIPTLWWWFGELTALFLVSAIVIGLAAGMSEKELVSAFVEGARDLLGVALIIGVSRGITVVMNAGNITDTVLNLGEKTLSQTGSVPFAILTYLFYIPLSFLIPSTSGLATLSMPIMAPLGDFAGVARHIVITAYQSASGIVNLITPTSAVVMGGLAIGRLSYDKWLKHTWKLLVILMIIIIAALSLGVIIG